One region of Pseudomonas alvandae genomic DNA includes:
- a CDS encoding DUF2788 domain-containing protein: MDPAVFEEWMMTGLVSILIIFMGFIVWDLAKKSKAGRFGSFILFFVLGLGVAAFVIKSVVIGLIESGAL; encoded by the coding sequence ATGGATCCTGCTGTTTTCGAAGAGTGGATGATGACCGGCCTGGTCAGCATCCTGATCATTTTCATGGGTTTCATCGTCTGGGACCTGGCGAAGAAGTCCAAGGCCGGGCGCTTTGGCTCGTTCATCCTGTTTTTCGTGCTGGGCCTCGGCGTCGCGGCATTCGTCATCAAGAGCGTGGTGATCGGCCTGATCGAGTCCGGCGCGTTATAA
- a CDS encoding Lrp/AsnC family transcriptional regulator: MSKLDRYDLSILAELQRDARISNQELAERIGLSPSPCSRRVKQLEDDGYITRQVALLDRKMLGLSLTAYVLIGMDRHTPDRFETFEAAIRSLPQVLECSLVTGIDADYQLKVVVPDMDHYQKLLLGHLTRIEGVTSVRSSFVLNQVLNSTELPLTHLRS, translated from the coding sequence ATGAGCAAACTCGACCGTTACGACCTGAGCATTCTGGCGGAATTGCAGCGCGACGCGCGTATCTCCAACCAGGAATTGGCCGAGCGCATCGGCTTGTCGCCCTCCCCGTGCTCGCGGCGAGTCAAGCAACTGGAGGACGACGGCTACATCACCCGCCAGGTCGCCCTGCTCGACCGCAAGATGCTGGGCCTGAGCCTGACGGCCTACGTGCTGATCGGCATGGACCGCCATACCCCCGATCGCTTCGAGACCTTCGAAGCCGCGATCCGCAGCCTGCCGCAAGTACTGGAGTGCAGCCTGGTGACCGGCATCGACGCGGACTACCAGCTCAAGGTGGTGGTGCCGGACATGGACCATTACCAGAAACTGTTGCTGGGGCACCTGACCCGAATCGAAGGGGTCACCAGCGTGCGCTCGAGTTTTGTGTTGAATCAGGTGCTAAACAGCACTGAATTACCGTTGACGCATCTGCGTAGCTAA